A window of the Planococcus citri chromosome 4, ihPlaCitr1.1, whole genome shotgun sequence genome harbors these coding sequences:
- the LOC135843544 gene encoding uncharacterized protein LOC135843544: protein MNANKECDKDLLKELDLVIRSINPYAKSYKMLKTLENEEISRQSQNSETTVTENNVSMMIRQNRTVDCRRYNLPNCSEVAVIFKNNDGAPPFQRDIRIYPKSENNDTFININSFSCNLDPMCYTLMFPYGEPGWEPNMLSNIQNDDEKEKHITMLQYKKSKLSITTQQQNPLLNYGKLLQQYVVDSYVQVEANRLNFVRNHQKDLRVESYTGLMDYMRNKTEENACEVGKQIILPSSFEGSPRNMREKYLDAMSIVSTCGSPDLFITFTCNPKWPEISDNLLYSQSASDRPDLVCRVFSLKHKELIHDIVENKIFGEVSGYVYTIEFQKRGLPHAHMLFILKDKILSSEMIDRFVSAEIPDPKVYPALHEIVKNNMIHGPCGAMKPNAYCMENGKCVKGFPKTFHNETCMDRAGYPSYRRRNDIEITKNGVTYDNRYVVPYNKYLSKKYNAHINVEVCTTVKSVKYIFKYIYKGYDCACIKIMHQGTSLLLYDEIESYLDCRYISACEAAWRLFEFKLHDRSHSVIRLQVHLPDEQNVMFKKGNEEIGLQRTKSTLLAWFELNKKNDHSRKYKYTEIPQHYVFNKSNQVQQVMKISEL, encoded by the exons ATGAATGCCAATAAAGAATGTGACAAGGATTTATTAAAAGAGTTGGATTTAGTAATACGGTCAATTAATCCATATGCAAAAAGctataaaatgttaaaaactttggaaaatgaagaaataagtAGGCAGTCACAAAATTCTGAGACAACAGTAACTGAAAACAATGTTTCTATGATGATACGTCAAAATAGAACTGTCGATTGTAGACGctataatttaccaaattgcAGTGAAGTAGCTGTTATATTCAAAAACAATGATGGTGCTCCACCTTTTCAACGTGACATTCGTATCTATCCAAAATCTGAGAATAATGATACTTTCATAAATATCAATAGTTTTAGCTGTAATTTAGACCCTATGTGTTACACTTTAATGTTTCCATATGGAGAACCTGGATGGGAGCCTAATATGCTTAGTAATAttcaaaatgatgatgaaaaagaaaagcacatTACAATGTTGCaatataaaaaatctaaattatcTATAACTACTCAACAACAGAATCCTTTGCTTAACTATGGTAAATTACTTCAACAATATGTTGTAGATTCTTATGTGCAAGTTGAAGCCAATAgattgaattttgtgagaaatcatcaaaaagatTTGCGTGTTGAAAGCTATACTGGTTTAATGGATTATATGAGAAATAAAACAGAGGAAAATGCTTGTGAAGTAGGAAAGCAAATTATTTTACCTAGCTCTTTCGAAGGTTCACCTAGAAATATGAGAGAAAAGTATTTAGATGCAATGTCAATTGTTAGTACATGTGGATCCCCAGACCTATTTATTACATTTACTTGCAATCCTAAATGGCCAGAAATATCAGATAATTTATTGTACTCACAATCTGCAAGTGACAGACCTGATTTAGTATGCAGAGTATTTTCATTGAAACATAAAGAATTAATTCACGATATtgtcgaaaataaaatatttggcGAAGTAAGTGGTTATGTTTACactattgaatttcaaaaacgagGCTTACCACATGCTCACatgttattcattttgaaagatAAAATATTGAGTAGTGAAATGATTGATAGATTTGTTAGTGCTGAAATTCCAGATCCTAAAGTGTATCCTGCATTACATGAAATAGTCAAAAATAATATGATTCATGGTCCTTGTGGTGCAATGAAACCTAATGCTTATTgtatggaaaatggaaaatgtgtaaaaggatttccaaaaacttttcaCAATGAAACTTGTATGGATAGAGCAGGTTATCCTTCTTATAGGCGTAGAAATGATATCGAAATTACTAAAAATGGTGTTACCTATGATAATAGATATGTTGTTCCttataataagtacctatcaaaGAAATATAATGCACATATTAATGTTGAAGTATGTACAACTGTAAAAAGTGTAaagtatattttcaaatatatttaCAAGGGTTATGATTGTGCTTGTATTAAAATAATGCATCAAGGAACTTCGTTATTATTGTATGATGAGATAGAATCCTACCTAGATTGTCGTTATATAAGTGCATGCGAAGCTGCTTGGAGATTATTTGAATTCAAGTTACATGATCGATCACATAGTGTCATTCGTTTACAAGTTCATTTACCAGACGAACAAAATGTGATGTTTAAAAAAGGAAACGAAGAAATAGGTTTGCAACGAACTAAGAGTACTCTGTTAGCTTGGTTTGAATTGAATAAGAAGAATGACCATAGTAGAAAATATAAATATACTGAAATACCTCAACATTATGTGTTTAATAAAAGTAATCAG GTGCAACAAGTTATGAAGATATCCGAACTGTAA